In Candidatus Woesearchaeota archaeon, the DNA window AGCAGGACGAGTTCCAGATAATTTACACAAACCTTGGATTGATGAGATTGAAATTAAATGTGGTTGTGGTTCTTATAAGAAACGACTTCCAGATATTCTTGATGTATGGATTGATGCTGGTACTTTGTCTTGGAATATTTTGGATTATCCTAAAAATAAAGAACTTTTTGAAAAACTATATCCTGCTGATTTTATTTTAGAAGCAAAAGAACAAGTTCGTGGTTGGTTTAACTTATTACATGTCGCGTCTTATCTTGCTTTTGATAAGCCTGCATTCAAATCTGTTTACATGCACGGAATGCTTACTGATGTTTCAGGAGTTAAGATGAGTAAATCTCTTGGTAATGTTATTTCCCCTTATGAATTAATTGATAAGTATGGTACTGACTCTATGCGCACATATCTTTGTGAAACTACTGCTGGTGAAGATATTAGTTTTAGTTGGGATGAAGCAAAACTGAGATATAGAAACTTAAGAGTTTTATGGAATGTTCATAAGTACTTAATTGATTTAGCAAGATTAAATAATTTCAAACCCGAAGGACTTGATAAAATCAAGAAATGTGAAGAGGAGAAATATATTATTTCAAGAACAAATTCTACTATTAAGAAAGTTACTGAAATGTATGATAAATATCAACTTGATCAATTAATTCCTCACATCACTAATTTATTTTTAGATTTGAGTAGAACTTACATTAAACTAACTAGAGATAAGAGTGGTGGGTCAAAGGCTGAAAGAAAAGCAGTTTTTGAATCTGGATTTTATTGTTTGTTTGAAACTATTAAATTATTTTCAACCGTATCTCCATTTATTACTGAGAAGATTTATCAGAATTTACGAGAAGAATTTAATTTAAAAGAAGAAAGCATTACTTTCCTAGATTGGCCTAAATTTGATGAAAAATTAATCAATGAACAATTAGAAACTAATTTTGATGTTATGAATTACGTAACTCAATCCATTTTGAACACTCGTGAAAAAGCAAGTTTAGGTGTGAGATGGCCAATTAAAGAAGTTATTTTAACTACTAAAAGTGAAGATGTAAAAAAAGCAATTGAAGTTGTGGGAAGCATTATTAAAAATCAAACTAATGTTAAAGAATTAATTGTTAAAGAAGAATTTGAAGAAGTAAAAATTGCAGTCAAAGCAGATTATTCTAAACTCGGTCCTGATTTTGGAGATAAAAGTCCATCAATTATTGCACAACTTGCAATGCAAAGTCCTGAAAGTATCATGGATAAAATTGAGAAAGATGGAAAGTTTGTAGTAAAAGTAAACTCAGAAAGTTTTGATATTAAAAAAGAACATTTAATGGTTATGAGAGAAGTTCCAAGTAATTTCATTGAAGCTGATTTTAGAGGGGGATTTGTTTATACTAATACTACTAGAACTGATGAACTTGATTCAGAAGGTTTTGCAAGAGAATTAATGCGGCGCATTCAATCGTTAAGAAAAGATGCAGGTTTGCAAAAAGCAGATGATATTACTTTGTTCATTCAAGTTAGTTCCGTTATGAAAACTGGACTTGAACCTTGGAATACTCAAATTAAAGATAAAGTTGGCGCAACAAAAATGACTTTAACTGATAACGAGCCTGCATCAGATCATGAACATAAACAAGAATTCAAGGTTAAAGATAAAACTTTCAAAGTTTTCTTTGATAAAGTTTGATT includes these proteins:
- a CDS encoding isoleucine--tRNA ligase, translated to MAKPIGSYEYKEVEEEVLTFWEDNKIYPKLKQKGVGKNPFFFIQGPPYTSGRLHMGHAWNNSLKDMVLRFKRMRGLDVFDRAAYDMHGLPTARKVMAELKLDCKEDIESYGVEKFITRCIEFSKESVEFMNKDLKRMGIWMDFENACLPIDNSYIEGEWFLIKKAHEKNRLYEGLRTLCWCASCQTAMAKHECNYKEVTEPSIFVKFPVKGKDNEYFVIWTTTPWTISFNLAIMVNPELDYVKAKVKDEVWIIAKGLAAPIVQTFTDQKLEIIEEFKGKTLEGAEYNHPWTKHISKFKELKEKHPKVHTILLSEEYVNLSAGSGLVHCAPGCGPEDYEVGHKNNIPAFNSLQEDGIFPNSMGIFAGWKAKTDDLKFVEEMEQEGILIATTDVEHDYAHCERCHNPVIFRTTKQWFFKVEDLKEKMKASNQDTHWVPEAGKRAFHSWLDNLRDNSITKQRFWGTPVPIWKCADCGDYDVIGSAKELEEKAGRVPDNLHKPWIDEIEIKCGCGSYKKRLPDILDVWIDAGTLSWNILDYPKNKELFEKLYPADFILEAKEQVRGWFNLLHVASYLAFDKPAFKSVYMHGMLTDVSGVKMSKSLGNVISPYELIDKYGTDSMRTYLCETTAGEDISFSWDEAKLRYRNLRVLWNVHKYLIDLARLNNFKPEGLDKIKKCEEEKYIISRTNSTIKKVTEMYDKYQLDQLIPHITNLFLDLSRTYIKLTRDKSGGSKAERKAVFESGFYCLFETIKLFSTVSPFITEKIYQNLREEFNLKEESITFLDWPKFDEKLINEQLETNFDVMNYVTQSILNTREKASLGVRWPIKEVILTTKSEDVKKAIEVVGSIIKNQTNVKELIVKEEFEEVKIAVKADYSKLGPDFGDKSPSIIAQLAMQSPESIMDKIEKDGKFVVKVNSESFDIKKEHLMVMREVPSNFIEADFRGGFVYTNTTRTDELDSEGFARELMRRIQSLRKDAGLQKADDITLFIQVSSVMKTGLEPWNTQIKDKVGATKMTLTDNEPASDHEHKQEFKVKDKTFKVFFDKV